A region of the Brachyhypopomus gauderio isolate BG-103 chromosome 11, BGAUD_0.2, whole genome shotgun sequence genome:
atggacgtagttttgatttcataagtgggggggacacaacctggggtggcgaactgttgagcggggggggggggggggggtggttgaatgaaaattgttgagcgctgtgaacaaaaattgttgaggggggggggggggggtggttgaatgaaaattgttgagcgctgtgaacaaaaattgttgagcggggggggggggggggggggagctcggagctgcatgatcctagtgctagatttgtcgctatttggatattgttttttttaaccattaaaaagtgggggggacatgacttcgtcgctacttaaatatttggttttaactgtaaaaactgggggggaccaaaaccggcttttgaaaaagtgggggggacatgtcccccccgtccccccccaaaactacgtccgtgatCACAACACATAAACGTTAGCTTTGCCCTCCCAATCCTGAACTGCATCTTGTTACAGAGAATGTTTGTGAGTTTGCTTGATGTTTAATCTTGTGTTCTACTCTTATCCTGAACTTAAACTGAAAGAAGAGACAGTACATTGAATTCATCATTAGTAGGAGAACAGCTTAAAGAGCACTCATTAATTCCCAGCTCATTggctccctctagtggctgtCAGTCATCGGCGCGATCTAGGCGATACAAGCTGTAGCGAGAGCCGCTCTGGATGATAGTGTGTGTTAAGTGTTGTAAAAGTAGATGTATGGAGGTATTTCATTTACAGGTATAGAACAGGTGTGACTGTAAAAGTGAGAACGTAGTTATTTTTAACAGTTTCTTAAGACACTGTAGACAAATTACCTATATTTAATAAGCAGTTTAACTAATTTTGACAATGTATTAGTTAAAATGTTCCTCTTGGTacttaaacacacactccatgtATTTCCTTGGGTGTGGTTCTATGTGGTGTGTTCATAAATTTCACTTGTGGCTCATCTTGTCATCACTTGGGTCTTGTTTAGTTCTGCCTTACCTCGCCATTATAGTTTATATGTATTGATTTGCAAAATTACAGAATAAAATTTACCTCTTAAAATAAActctttaaaatatttttttctttatttacatGTCACTAAAATATTGTAACAAGTAACATAAGAGAATGAGCATTTAAAAAGAGAAAAACTAAATGTAGAATTCAACAAAGACAAAAGTTATTTATGGTCCACAGTTAGATTTGCATAAATACAATGTGCATATGTTATTGCAGCATGTGCAATTGCACATCCTTTAGCTTATTATTATCAACAATCTCACGCTGGTCAGAGATATTCAGAGGGCCGGATGTGGTGGTACAACGCCCAGATCTGTTTTAGCTGCTCATCTTTAGTGTGTGGAGGATGTTGGGTTTCCAGGAGCAGATGTGTAATTCCTCTGGTCCACTGCTTTCATGTAGGCATTGACCTGGTCAAAGGCAGGATCCATACAGAACTGCTTTCCTCTAATCATCTTAAAGCTGGAACACAGATAAAGACACAGCAGTGTTCTGTTAATACAGCAGGTCTGGACTAACTGATCCAAGATGGTGaaagtgtatctgtgtatgaaGATCACAGCAAACATTCCTGATCTACATAACACTATCAGTAATAATTGTCTGTGGATGATTCTCCCACTGGGTTTAATGTGAGTGTAAAGTGTAAAATCAGCTCTTAATGGTGTTGCTACAATATCTTCACTACAGCGTTTCAGGTGTAAATCTAGACCTGATTCCAGAAATGGTTCCTAGATGCAGTGTGTGGACTGTTACATATATGAAGGGATgtagcaggtgtgtgggggcctCTCAGAGCAGGTGATACTCACATCACAGCTTTGATGGGGCATCTGCTGTCAGTCCTGCTGTAGGACACGATGCGTTTGATGGGCAACTTCATCTGAGACACTCCAAGACAGCAGATGAGAGGGTTAACAGCATCAGGACCTGGAAGGCATCAGCAAACAGTTATAAAGTGACTTAACAGTGAGAGATGGTACCACTCTGAAGAACCCATCATTAGACCTAGTACGTTCCAGTGATGATTCAGTCTGGTTCACATTGTATATACACTGTAGTGGGTAACAACACTGCCTCCCTGTGGTAAACTGGGGTTATGTCCCTGTCTGTGTAAATGCTCCACGCTGTACCAATAAGAGTCAAGTGTGTAAGAAATGCATCATgtaacagagatggagactCACCACTAGAGACCAGCTGGAGAGAGCAGAGCAGCATCACAAACagcagagcagacagcttcctcATTCTAGCAGAATGGATGAtttcacacacagagagactgtgAGGGCAGAGTGGTCCCTGTAccacaggacagaggagaggagtgagagaggagaggagtgagggaggagtgACCTGCACCATGTCTTTTATACACTAAGACACTACTGCTCATCGGCCTATTGGGAATCCCCAGTGGTGCAATAAACACAATAACCAGAATTCCCCGAATAATATCCAGTAATCTCTCAGGCTTCCTGCTGTGATGGTGTTTCCTTTTATCGTTCTAATGACATCACTTACAATTTAGAAAGTCCAAGAAATAGATACTCTGCATAAGACTCTAAACCAAAAGATACTATCATGTTTACATAATTATTCTATGATATCACCTGCCTTGGTAGTGTGACTAACTGCTGTGTTACTAACATTGTTCAGGGGTGTCAGAGTCTCACTGCGCAACAGGTGAACACGTCCCCGTCCCATTAACCATCCCAGCGTCTCTCCAACAGGGTGAGTCCACACAGCTGATTCCTCAGCTAAGGTTTGATCTTCATGTGACGCCTCATAAccttgtcttgtgtttttttctcaAAATATCATGTAATTATGATGTTCATTTAGTTTTATAATTAAATGAATAATTTTGTTCTCATTATGGATGTACCTCTAACAATGACCCTGTTAAACATTGCAGATGACACCACTCTGGTCCAACTCTTCTACAGCAATACTGAGTCCACAAGGACCTGAGGTGTCCAGTGTCCTGGTGTGGAGATGTTAGAGGTGGAAACAGAGTTGGAACAGGACAGACAACACTGCAGTTCTGAAGGAGAGATACTATAGAATATATTCTAACAGTGACCCTGTTAAACAtttgcacatatatatatatatatatatatatatatatatatatatatatatatatatatatatatatatatatatatatatacactgtatataaTAGAAATGAACAGATTAACAGCATATTTCAGAACAGAACTACTAGCACATTAACCAGACACAGTACACTTACAACTTACACAAACAATAACCACCAACTGGAATGGGGGACAGACCCTAGGCAGTCCTCACGAACATGGGCAGGCCCCAGATGGGCTTCAGGGATGGCTGCGGGTTCTAGGCGGACCACAGGAATCTGAGTAAGCCCCAGGTGGGCCTCAGTAGTCCTCTGCCGGGTCTCCAGAATAGGTCTCTGGTGGGTCGCAGGAACTGGGGACGGCCTCTTCCAATTCACAGGAGGtggtgaccccttccgggtcgcagGAGCAGAAGGTGCTGTCTCAGAGGCATTGCTGGTGAGAGGTGTAGAAAAGGAGGCGTCGACAGGAGGCGCTGCAGCTGTGgagacactaaccctaacccttgaaAGGAGCTGTCAGGGCAAAATTTATATTTGGTCTCTCTGTAATCATATTcatcagtattcatagatgtaTTGACCACTATCAGTAGTAAGTGGAAAGGTAATCACTTTATTAAGGTATATTAAACATATGTCAGTCCTAGGACATGTTGATCAGTGTATGCTCTGCAGGcctgtagtctctctctctctctctctctttctctttctctccctctactCATTCTAGTAGTACTCGTGAGTTGAAGGCAGACAGTCCTGAAGGTCTCGGGCCTGTAGATAAGGGCATCTGGCGTCAGAATGGTAGTATATCTGGTGTGCCTGGCGAACCGGAGGAACTAGGAGGCCTCGTGTGCCACACATGGTTAACTCATGTCACATGTTGTAATCATGTAGCAAAATAGTAAGCTCTGCTGCAGACGCTCTTGAgtgtttgtaacggagatctctgGATCAATCCATCTTTATATTTTCTATCTTTTAtctttaataaactttgtatTTTACTTTGATACCTTACCCAACTGCTGTTTACTGTTCTTGCTCACCATTAAGGTCCAAATTTCCACTACAAATTTGACGACCCAGCTGGGACTCTTGGGAGATCTGAGTGCACAGACTCCTGAAGGCGTTACTTCAGCAAGTCAACAACAAATTGGTGACTGCTGGCAAGACATTAGGGATGGACAAGGAAACAGAACTAGCTCTGTTCCTCAGGCTTCTAATCCTCCCCACGTTACTAATGGGGTCAACTAGACAGGCCCTGAGGACCCGATGCTTGGGTCCATAGACGCAGCCCCGTcaacagggggggacaaccgggtctgttgtcccgggccccagggccaggggggcccatcaaagagcacagcaatttattttttatttaaagtctataattttaaataatcttgaaatctttcattaatataaaattctgcactcaaaataagctcaatggctaaaatacaTATGTTTTTTAtccatctgcatattttccattaagtgcatacaccccagcctcccactgaaaaatggtttgatccagcaccgactgtaaccggctggtacccgcccaacagcgggaaatacagtggtggatagttaaagtaaatacagaaatctggagcacagaaaagaaaggaaaaacatttacctgacgaattttaatgttgcattgtgttccaggtttgaaaagtgctggaatttaggctaaagtacttgaaaatgcttgaaattgtaactacttcattttacaacaaatatctgtctgactgaacagttctcttgtattatgttaacaaatacgagcctcttgtaattccaggacgaaacatgagagaacgtgaagacgttaagattgggcgttttgaaaataaacaaccagtaaataatgtgatttaaaaaagtgaattatttcgagtatatgtataaatatttaacttaagtttaacgtgctgggaaatattgaaatggacctttaaagtgacgtacaagtgctttaattccactttgtttaggtgtatgaactctgcaaacaactttgttcattgcgccgagttacaaaattcgagaggtgcagaCAGACGAGATTGTGGGACAAAGTTGTCTGCAGTGCGATCCTCACCATTGTAATGCCATGGTGCAGTCTGAATGACGAGGGGGATTTCAGGGTGCACAACATTGTGTTTATTACTGTGAATTGTGCTATGGCGCACATATAACTCACTCACTAACGGACGTGAGACTCTGACAAAGACCAGCACAGgacgatacaaacacacacactatatacacatagtCTAACAtgcaccgcgtgaaacacattagactAACGACATGAgtgaatacacacaaacacacacacacacacacataaaacccCAACGTACATATACGGGCACGGactacataaacacacgcccgaAGAGGGGTCCGGGGCACTAGCATGACAACCATTATACTCCTCGGCAGAGGGACAGGGAGTGAGTGCAGTGGGTTTGCCCTTGGAGTCCCGAGCGAAGAACGACTGAAAGCTGTTTAATTGTTCCTTAAAGTTCTTGTGGCTCCTGGGTAAGGGCAGCTACTTGCTGTGTAATTTACCTGCTGCATCATGTTATAAGATTGGTTATTCTGTAATGCTTGGGGCAAGGTGTGTTGGACGCAGATGCAGGAAAACCGAATGTTAATAAGAAACACTGATAGTACAAGGAGGACAGGGAGATCACATAAACCAATACTAAACAACAGTAGGGCAAATACACAGACACTGCTACATAGCAAGGTTAAGGATAAGGAAACGAGATCAACCACAATGACAATGCTCAACAAATGAACCAATGGACCTGGAAAACAAGGACCAACAGAGATAGGACTAGACACGGTAGATATAGGAAAATGAACGATGAACAGATCTAGACACACATGATAGGCTGAAACTAAACGCAAGGGTTAAGTTTGCTACTCAGACACAGTACACTTACACCTTACACAAACAATAACCACCAACACAATGGACCAAACACAAGGTTTAGATACAAGACACTGACAAGGAACTAATCAAGGAACACATGATAAGAGGCTGGGTTACAACTCAGAAGAAGGGACAAACAGGCATAAAAAATACTAGCACATGGAACAGGACAACAGAGACTTgacagctgggggggggggggggggcggcaggTGTGACAGAAGTGCTCTTGAGGAAGGCACCTAactccaactgctccccgggtgccagactagggctgcccaccgctctgggcacacgtgcaccacaaccccctagtgatgactagtgtttgtgtgtgtgttctcactgaacagatgggtaaatgctgaggacaaattttgattggcgTGAAAATCACAATCAACATTTATGGCACATTTTTACATCAAAGAGTGGCCTTTGTGACAGCATAATTTGGGGTGTGGTCACTATGGCACAAATAGAatctattattatatatttgctGAATGATCCTGTCATGTATATgtattattaaaatatgaagTTCCTAATTTTGAACAATATCTCTAATCAAATAGATAAAGCCCAGTCAGTGATGTAAAAattggagggatggagagagagagagagagagagagagagagagagagaaatgaaatTCAAATCTTGAGATTTTATCACTCCCTAAATTACATTTCACAAAGGCAGTCATAGCTCTTACTCCGACAACTTGTTGGAAactacacacagtcacaaatGTCTCAATAACATCAAGTAAATATACACATATGGCATATGTGATTCAAAATAATAGTTTTATATATCATTTTTAAATCTAACCCAGAATCATTAGGAATAAGCAGGACATTGAATATCTACAACATAAATCATCCACATacttaaaaataaagaaaaagaaaaacatctcTAATCTCAGCCTT
Encoded here:
- the LOC143527659 gene encoding monocyte chemotactic protein 1B-like — translated: MGRGRVHLLRSETLTPLNNGPLCPHSLSVCEIIHSARMRKLSALLFVMLLCSLQLVSSGPDAVNPLICCLGVSQMKLPIKRIVSYSRTDSRCPIKAVIFKMIRGKQFCMDPAFDQVNAYMKAVDQRNYTSAPGNPTSSTH